AAGCGCAGCTCGTTCACGGCCAGCGGTTCGCGCCGAGAGAGCCGACCCACGCATGTGGGGTTCTTGATCGCCGAGGCCGGCACGTCGAGCGTGGCGAGCATCTCCTCGAAGCTGGACTTGTCTTCCACGGTGTCGAGCATGTCGGCCAGTGACATCAGACGCGTGCCGTCCAGCTTGTCGGTGATGAAGGAGTAGAAGTTGTCGCGGCGCTGCTCGCCGTCGACGAGCAGGTCCACGCCGGCGGCGATCTGCGCCTCGACGCAGCGGCGCACTTCGGTGTCGGCGAGGCGCTCGAAGTCGGCGCGCGCGAGGCGGCCGGCCTGCTTCTCGCGCAGCGCGCGCAGCAGCGCGGGCGAGCGCGGCCAGCTGCCGACCTGGGTCACCGTGAACATCGCATCTCCTCTTCGCAGGTGCCTCAGACCAGGCTGAGGCGCAGGTCCACCGCCACCGCCTTGCGCAGGGTGGCGAGCAAGGGCGAGCGCGCCTGGGCACTCAGCCAGGCGGCCTGGGCGGCCGCCTCGTCATCCGGAGTCGAGAGGAAGCACTTC
This genomic interval from bacterium contains the following:
- a CDS encoding vitamin-B12 independent methionine synthase — its product is MFTVTQVGSWPRSPALLRALREKQAGRLARADFERLADTEVRRCVEAQIAAGVDLLVDGEQRRDNFYSFITDKLDGTRLMSLADMLDTVEDKSSFEEMLATLDVPASAIKNPTCVGRLSRREPLAVNELR